In Cytobacillus oceanisediminis, the following proteins share a genomic window:
- a CDS encoding ECF transporter S component codes for MKSKRLGMAAMLVALTAIGAAIKVPAIIGSVALDAFPALLAAVLLGGYGGAAVAAIGHLLSALLGGMPLGPLHLLIAVEMALLAFIFSSLYQRGRHWLAGILFVLGNAFAAPLPFIFLMGQAFYLAIVPSLFIGSVINAAIAYIAIPRLAKLVGPAMTKAGAEQ; via the coding sequence ATGAAAAGCAAGCGATTGGGCATGGCAGCCATGCTTGTTGCACTGACAGCAATCGGTGCAGCGATTAAAGTTCCGGCCATAATCGGAAGCGTGGCACTGGATGCATTTCCTGCTTTGCTTGCAGCCGTACTGCTTGGAGGCTATGGCGGTGCGGCCGTTGCGGCCATCGGGCATCTGCTGTCGGCGTTATTGGGCGGCATGCCTTTAGGGCCTCTTCATCTCCTGATTGCTGTTGAAATGGCACTGTTAGCCTTTATTTTCAGTTCATTGTATCAGAGAGGCCGGCACTGGCTGGCGGGAATTCTTTTTGTGTTAGGCAATGCCTTTGCAGCCCCGCTTCCATTTATCTTTTTAATGGGCCAGGCCTTTTACCTGGCAATTGTGCCTTCTCTTTTTATAGGCTCTGTGATAAATGCTGCTATTGCTTATATAGCTATTCCGAGACTCGCCAAGCTTGTGGGCCCGGCTATGACCAAAGCGGGTGCTGAGCAGTGA